The sequence CACAAAACGAGAGCTGATTGCCATTGTTATAGTTGGAAACACTTACACAAGGGAATTGTacttatatgtatttttatgcatgtcTGTCGTTCAgaatttgtgatatatatatacacacacatataattaTAGTATAGTATTATATAGTTTAGTATTATTGAGGATGCATATTCAGGGGACCGTAGAAAAATAAtcagtagaaaaaaaaaattcgaatttaTTAAACACATACCAGTGAAAgaacgaaaaaatatatttattaacaaGTCCAGTAACTAAAATGCAtactaaatattaataaaaaaataaccgAAAACACAATAATGCACATCTTTGTGGCTGAAATTCGGAGTAATTAAAGAATTCTTCGATCAACACTTCATACGATTGTTGTCTTCAAACATCTCTAACACAACAATACAGTAAAACAGAGtgtttgtatttttatatattatctatgtcatttataatatattatctatGTCATTTATAATATATACGTGTTTCCATTTTTCCCAACAAGTACATTTATTAGATGACTAATTAATCCATAGCATACAGGCTGCCCTGTCAAACTGATGTAATACAGTTGGCGGACTACATTCAATTTTTCAGATATAATTTGACCCACGCCAAGCAAGCTTCAATTAGCTGCTGGATGGGAGTTGAAGTTACATTAACTttgggaaaaaatatatatataaatattattttctataaattaattataataaaagttTCATGTAATTACCTTAATTAACATTTTGGTCCAATATTGGACACGGGAGATTCGGTAAGAAATACCGgatataaattttaatgaaacaGCGAAAAAAAGTTGCGGGTGTTGGAGCTTGAGGTTTGTCCACTATCATATCTGTAATGTTCATGAGCTATCTCAATCTTGGACTCCTTCGGAGCTTTATTCCGTCTTGGGTTTACactgggccttttccctcacgggctttctcATACGTCATTACTCATAGAACTTCTCCAGCCCAGACACTACTGGAGCTTTTACCTTTCCCAAGATTAGAACCCAAGGCCTCCTAGACTTATATAGGTCTTGGTAgcaatcctggtaccaattgagctactaaCCCAACTGGTACCGACACTTAGGAATCTAGTTACTTAAGCCTGAAGATCATGTGTTCAAGTGTTTGGGGgcgaaagaaaccactttccagaagtgagatattctatgagtgacgATGCATGAGCATGGGTCTGGACCATCCTAACGACCCATTAtcagtagtggtgcatgggtatggTGGTTCAGCCTAATCACCCATGATCAttacaatatattatattacaagTAATATACACTCACAGATTGtatatacaattttgatatactTCATCATTTTCAATAGATGAGAGTTACCTAATTAATGAATACAAAAATCATGCACAGTTGGTGAATAACATATCAAAATACAATGTGTATAATTGAGTTGCATTTGGACGGATGAATTTAAagttacaaattttaaattcataataACAAATCTATTGGTTTGTTTGAGCAAATCTGCTtgacaatgaatttcaaatcgaaaataattatttttaaatgtttgtgaTGGATTTCTAATTCATTCCAATATGAAATCATTTCAAATCACCCCCTCAAATACttcatcaaattcaaattcaaattcttcAATCCAAACGCAACCAGAGTTTCTTTCTGTTAATTTTTCCACACACTATAAGttgacaaaatattataaatagcTAGGctattcatgatttatattgtcaatatataatttttgtgaactaatctaaaaaaaaaaggaaagaagattAGTAAGTAAAATTAAGCTTGTGGATTTTGTGTTTTCGAGACATCTTGATGAGCATAGAGTCCATATAAATATGGAGATGTCATACTAAAAACATAACTCCAATTGCCTCGATTTTGGGCCAAAGTTCAAAGGGATTGGGCCGTATGAGTAGGTTAGTCCTTTCtcagaaaattaaataatggtcaatataattatttttgggCTCTGTATAAGCCCGTGTGGGTTTATAATCGCGAGCCAACTGAGGGGTGAGAAAGAGATCTTTAAGGAATAAATTTGACATCTTTTAGGTAtcgaatttaattaatatgtgagtattcttattttatattaaaaatatgtacATCAAGGGAGTACGATTGTTATGTgttaaaatctcattttttttttaaaaaaattttgaatcgaTATTGTATTGTATGTGTCACACCCTAAAAATTTATAAGaattatttcattatattttaccCTCTCATATGCtaagatggatgtaaagacttgAAATAATGTATAAGCTAAGAAACAAATATAtcaaaagaaaaatcgagctcgtgtCTGTCGAAGAAAAAATGAGGGAGACACGCATGAAATGATATGAGCACATACAAAGACGACCAACACATGCTCAAGTTAAGATATGCGAGTTCATAACTAATACTCGTATTAATATACGAAAAGGAAGGTCGAAAAACTTAGATACAAATGATTAAGTATGATATGCATGATctaaatataaatgaaaatataataagAACTAGATTACAATGATATATGAGTAACCGATCCAAGTTAGTGGAATAAAAACTTGTGTATTAATTGTATCGTAGTTGTTTACCCTATTTCCAAGAGGTCCATacctcataaaattttttttttttacaaaatacatgatatgcccttttttttttttttttttttacccctTTTCTTTCCAGATGCGTACAGAAGatacattattattatattattatttatatgcacACGCATTTTTGGCAGAATATGCACACATATTGAAtagaaggaaaaagaaaaacgaaTATTCAATCATCAAACAATTAAAACTCTCTGTTAAGCAAaatcacatttattttttttcccatcatcaaaatgggaaaaaaatggTCATGACTCGGGATGAGACATGTAAAGTATCTAAATcgatataatataatgtatgGAAATAGTCTTACGAGTCAATCTTATGAGACGAATATTTAATTAGATcagatttattaaaaaaatattaatttttatgttaaaaatattacttttcgttttaaatatgaatcatattaCAATATGTGATACTTATGTAATGTTatgattattgttttaatttaaaaaatataattataaaatcataaaatttgaaaataaccaaaagtataatattttaatatcaataaaaaaaactatttgtttttcttttatatgACATACTCGATACAACAACTTTGCGAGGAATTACTAatcatgtattaatttttaaaaaggaaaatttaaaAGGCAGGGAATCGGCGGTCAAGAAACCGCAGCAGTCTTACAAATATAGATTTTGTGTAATCTAATTTGCACAACCCAACTGAAATCACTTGCGAATGAGCGTAATTATATGTACGGACCCCTAAATCTTTCTTTCGATCTTTAAACCCTCGTGACCTTCTAATCATTAATCTCCTCGAATCTTATACCTTCAGACCAGAACCCATTTCACACACATGCGGGTGGAGGAAGAAGAAGGTGTGACTTTTGTTGATCTTTGTGGGCATTCTTGATTCTTGATTTTCCAACACCGGAACTTGATTTTTGATTGTGTATGTGATTATAATCAAAAGGGTTCGGTGATTTTTGTTGTAAGATATCAGTTGTGTGTAGAAATAATTAAAGTGCGtagtttttttttagaaaaaaatctgTTTGTTGTAAGAGATTAAATGGTTGATCTTCCGGTCGGCGCAGCCGCTAAGGTCACTTCACCTTCATCATCGATCTTTGACTCCCATCAGTTTGATTTCGGACCGGAGCGTTGGGCCCAGACGGAACAGGCTGCACATGAGCTAATTCAGAAGGTCCAGCTAACTGCTGCATCAGAAGAGAGGAGAGGGAAAATTACTGGTTACGTTCAGAGATTCATTAGGAATCGTCTTGGTGCTGAGGTATAAAGTTTGATTGCACTAGTCTAGCTTTTGCGATGCATGCTGTTAGATTCATTTGAAAGCATATTTTGTTTGCGAGTTGCAACATTTGTGGGTGTGGGTATTGTGGCTAACGTTTTTTTTTTCAGGGTTTGAGGAATTTTTTTATTGGGAGATTGAATTGCAAAGGCTTCTAGTTTTTCTATGTTCTAAACTTTATCTTTTGTGTTATGTCAATGATAATCTGCTCTGGCAAGGATAGTTCTTGTGGTAAACTGagttttcataaattaatttgtttgaACTGAAGAATGTAAACTCCTCGAGGATATGAAAAGTTGATCTTTAAGGGGTTATGAACTTGCCAAGCAATAGGGAATGCTTGGTATCTTGGATCTGTGAGAATGATCCATCGATTCTTTGCACGTGGTCGCTGAAATTGGTTGCTGTTATCCGTACGATCGGAAAAATGTAATCTGTTTATAGTATTTATTAAAGTAGCTTCTGCGATTGAATTTTTAAGAGGTTTCGAAACATACAAAGTAGGATAGATATCTAGGAACGGATTTTTTTATTGAGGTGAATCCAAGATTCATGATAATATTCCATCAATTCTCTACACGCGCTGATTCGCAATTGGTGGTTATCAacaaaggaaagaaaaaaaccGTTACGAATACGAGCATGTATGGCGTAGCTTTTATGATTGATATTTAAGAAACAAGGAACATACTATGTACCAGGTAGTGATTGGTATCTTGGAAGCCCTTTATCAAGGTCAATCCAATATTTTAGAGAACTTTCCACCGATTCTCAACTCATGCTGGTCTGGAATTGGTCGCTGTCATTGGTATATGGCAGAAAAACATTACAATCGTGTGTGGCAGCATACTGTCTTCTGCTGTAAAATCTATTGcggcagcttttgcaacttttagTGATTAGAAGAAGGGTTAACAAGTTAACGAACTAAAAGTGATAATTTATAGCGATGAATCGAATGCCACCAGATTTTGTGCAAGACAAAATCAGTGTTTACTTGAAAAACAGAAAACCAATAAGATTAGAGCTGTCAAAATGGGCCAAGCCTGCCTGTTTTCTGCTTACTTTAATTTATTGTCAATTTTGGCCATGTTGGAATGACGTGCTTTCCATTTTCTgcttaaatatttatcaaatctttTTACGTAGCAATAGTATCATTTATGATGGTGGAATTTGTGCCCTAATAGATCTGAATGGATAGAAACCTGTGAAGAAATCAGAATGTTACTAAATTCTTTTGCTGTCCTTGATTGGATTGCACTGCCGTCTGTTTTGTGCCTATATTACTCATTCATGTTCTTGGTAACTGATGCATGCAAGTTTTTCCGGTCAATCAATCATTTTTCCTTGTAACATGAAAGATTTGGACTTTGCAGGTATTTCCTTATGGATCTGTGCCGTTGAAAACTTATCTCCCTGATGGAGACATTGATCTGACTGCCTTTGGTGGTGCGAATAGTGAAGATAAGTTGGCTGATGAAATAAAATTTGCTCTGGAAGAGGAGGCAAAAAATAAGGAAGCTGAGTTTGTTGTAAAGGATGTCCAGCTAATCCATGCTGAGGTTTCTATCTCGCTAATTTTACTTCAAAAATTCAGGCCTTTTCAGCATACTTGACATAAGTTTTCCCAATATCTACTCCATGTTGTTTCCACTATACATTTTATGATTCTGGGATCTGATGGTCCAGCATAAATGGTTGCTTGGTGCACTGTTTTCTCCTTTGAAATCAAATAGTAGGAAACTAGGGTAGAGGCATCATATGAAATGAAAACTTAACAAAAAACATGTAAATGATGTACAATAGTCTGATGCATTTGGTCAAACAATACAAGGGTTATAACCATAAAGCACATTTTGTTTTGGTTATAGACGAGTATTTCCAGAGAAAAAGATATATTCTTGTGTAACACTTTATTATAGCTGGAATGCATTTACCGAGGCTGCTTCAGAACTGTTGAGGTAATGGATCATAATTAAAGGTTAACCAAGAGGGCATGTTCTATCCAAAATCATGTGTAAAAAGTAGACATTTAAGCATGGGTTTTTGGTGTAGAGGCGCCCCTACCCATCTCAACTCCTGGAGCCACATTGATCCCAGATTAATTTGGGGTTGAACTGGATGGACTCATTGTGAGAACTGAGGAGCACTCCAAACATTTGTCTCTTAAGTCACGAAACCCGTACCCAAGCATGTTGGATGGGAACCAAGCTCCTTGCTACTTGGAATAACGGGTATTGGTAAAAAAAATAGCTTGTTTTAGTGCTGTAGATTTGGACATACAGATGACTGTGACAGGCTGCTGAGTTGAAAATAAGTTACCTGGCAGCTGACTGCATGTGAATGAGGATAAGATTTCTCTTTTCcaacaaatatgatatcatgGCAACTCCGTATATGACAGTGTTTTAAATTAGGGCAAGTGTGAAAATAACCCAAAATAAACGGTGTATAAGTTTCCACTTGCAGAATATAAGAACTTTATCAGCACTTGAATTAATTTGCATGCTTTTCTTTTAAATTGGTTTTCATCATCATCCTATCTTCTGCTAATTCAGAATGCTGTAGAGCAAGGATAATAAATTCTTTGAGAGAATATTATGTGCTAAATTAATAACTTGTTGAACTTTAAATGTCCCTAGTGCCATTCTTTTGATAACACTTTCTAATGaagattcaaaaaaaattcttttgaaGGTTTTTTTAAATCACCATCCCGGTGTGCTTCTTTCTCTATATCCTTGACCTTGACGTTCTGGTGCAGGTTAAGATTGTGAAATGCATTGTTCAGGATATTGTTGTCGACATCTCCCTCAATCAAATTGGTGGCCTGTCTGCTTTATGTTTTCTTGAGCAGGTAGAGGAACCTAAAAGTTTGAAGTAATTAAGATATGTGCATCTACTCATAACTCACATGGTCGAGAACCATAATTAAGATTGGTGTTTTAAATATTCTCGTATTTGTTGATTAATGTAGTCCGATTAAGTCGAACATGAGTTTAACAATGATAGattcttaaattatttcatgaatCTTCTGATTCTATAAATAACGATTTAcgtttttttgttatatttattaattcatCACATTTCTTTCTAATTATGTATAAGAAGGGCAGACCCATATAGTTTCTCATGACCTATTTACCTTTCTTATGTTTCAGGTTGATCGCTTCATTGGCAAAGATCATCTATTTAAGCGCAGTATTATACTGACCAAAGCCTGGTGCTATTATGAAAGTCGTATTCTTGGTGCTGATCATGGATTGATTTCAACATATGCTCTGGAGATTATGGTTTTGTACATCTTCCATCTCTTCTACTCGACATTAAACGGTCCTTTATCTGTGAGTGCTTCCTAAGAAAGTTACTCTCTTTAAAGTTTAGATTATGCTCACAAAAAGAacctaatttttgaaatttctgtAAATAGGTTTTACGTAAATTTTTGGACTACTTCAGTAAATTTGACTGGGAAACCTACTGTATCAGCTTAAAAGGGCCTGTTCGACTTTCCTCGTTGCCAGATGTTGTGCGTAAGTAACACCTTGAATCACATTAACTAAGATGTTTGAGATTAAATTAAACGATTGTTCATTCTCTAATTTGCAGCTGAGATACTGGAAGACTGTTGTGGTGGCTTAATGCTGACAAATGATTTCTTAAGTTCTTGTACTAAAGCATTCTCGATCCCTTCCACAAATTCCCGTGGATTTCAGCAGAAGCATCTAAACATAATTGATCCCTTAAAGGAGACAAATAATCTAGGCCGTAGTGTCAATAAAGGTAGCATGGACTGGAATAGTTGggttcatttatttatttaattattttatcttctctatatTTGCACATGAAAGCAAACCCCCTTTAATTTCTTTATAATTGTGCTATTTTTGTACAGCAAATTTTTACCGGATTCGCAGCGCTTTCAATTATGGTACTCAGAGACTTGACCGAATACTTTTGCAGCCTGAACATGTAATTCCTAAGGAGTTGCATAAGTTCTTTTCAGACTCTATAGCTAGGCATAGATGCGGACAAAGGCATGATGTTCAAGAATTTGTTCCACCACCGACTTGCAATGGTACCATCACCGATTTACCTGTTTCTAAGGCAGAGTTGCGAAAAAACGACATCTTGTCCTTAGAAACACATGTTAATCACTCTCACTTGGCAATGGATCTTGCCACTTCAGGTATGCAAGGCCTTGGGATTTCCAGTGATTTTCCTGACACTATGGTTCCGATTATTGAGAGTGCTCGTGCAACTGTTAAGCCCGTTTTTGCCCCTCACCTCTTTTTCTCCAATTCAAAAATGCATAACGGGAGTACAAGGAACAGAAAATCAGATTCAGATCACTGCAATGATCATAAAGCAGGTGTTTCTTCCGTTAAGGCAAATGACATTCTCATGGATGGCGCAAAGCCATTAACTTTTCAGGGTTCGGCTAATAGGATTGGGACACCTGAATTGTTGAATTTTTCGGTAGATCTTACTGGGGATTATGAAAGTTACTTGTATGGGTTAGAATATGGTCGGCGGTGTTATGAATATACATTAGCTGTACCTTCTTCACCGGTGCCTCCCTCTCGAAGCCCTCCTTTTTTTCAGATCAAGAATCCTCAGGATGATGTCCAATCTCCATCACAGTTGCCGACCAATGGGTTTTCCTTCCGACATCCCAATAGCTTCCATCCGGGTTCTCCAGTGTATGCCATGCCACATTTACTGCTACCAGGTATGGCTTTTGGATGGGAAGAAATGCCAAAGCCCCGAGGCACAGGAACATATTTCCCTAATACGGTATAGAAATTCATGCTTTCCCTattaaatttgtgaaaaaagGTTCCGAGCTTGGATGAATATTTGGATGCATTTTTGTGCAGAACCAACCCCCACAAGGCTATCGACCTTCGGCTCTGAAAGGAAGGAGTCAGGTTCCACCAAGGACTCACCTTAATAACGAGTGGAACCCAATATTTATGGAGCCAAGTATGCTCGACAGAAGCCTGCACGAGCCAGCACCATCCTCTGATAGCCGCCAACCATCTTCTCCTCACTGCAATGGCTTGGCCGTCGAACGAGAACCTGAGGGAACAGTTGGATTTGGGGTCGGACATGCATTTGGAACCTCCATGCAAGAAATAAGCAGGCGACAGAGACCCTCTTCTCCTTCTCCTTCTCCTTCTCCTTCTTCTCCTAGGAGTTTCCCTGCGACGCAAGGGCCACAACCTGGATTCAGCAGGGAACGTGATAGGTAAAGAATCTCGGGATTCTCTGATTACTAAATATGGTTGGTATTTTGTTTGAGCGTTTCTCTGCCCTGATAATGTAGGATCGCAATGAGGTCTTCATACTCACTTAAAGATGAAGATGATTTCCCTCCATTGTCTGTCTAAATATGGTGTTATGCCGGCGCTGTAAGCGTAAAACTACATGCAAGAAAAccgattttttttcctttttgactAACCTCATCAATTGctaaaaattcttttttttttaaaaaaaatccgtTATCGGTTATGTTTCAGATTGTTCATTTGTAGTTTTTTACTAAAGGTgaatctttttgaagaaaatgaATATAAAGGGATTATGTTAACCttggtttgaattttatttttgaagttttttttggCCATTTTCTAA comes from Primulina huaijiensis isolate GDHJ02 chromosome 5, ASM1229523v2, whole genome shotgun sequence and encodes:
- the LOC140977158 gene encoding uncharacterized protein isoform X2, which translates into the protein MVDLPVGAAAKVTSPSSSIFDSHQFDFGPERWAQTEQAAHELIQKVQLTAASEERRGKITGYVQRFIRNRLGAEVFPYGSVPLKTYLPDGDIDLTAFGGANSEDKLADEIKFALEEEAKNKEAEFVVKDVQLIHAEVKIVKCIVQDIVVDISLNQIGGLSALCFLEQVDRFIGKDHLFKRSIILTKAWCYYESRILGADHGLISTYALEIMVLYIFHLFYSTLNGPLSVLRKFLDYFSKFDWETYCISLKGPVRLSSLPDVVPEILEDCCGGLMLTNDFLSSCTKAFSIPSTNSRGFQQKHLNIIDPLKETNNLGRSVNKANFYRIRSAFNYGTQRLDRILLQPEHVIPKELHKFFSDSIARHRCGQRHDVQEFVPPPTCNGMQGLGISSDFPDTMVPIIESARATVKPVFAPHLFFSNSKMHNGSTRNRKSDSDHCNDHKAGVSSVKANDILMDGAKPLTFQGSANRIGTPELLNFSVDLTGDYESYLYGLEYGRRCYEYTLAVPSSPVPPSRSPPFFQIKNPQDDVQSPSQLPTNGFSFRHPNSFHPGSPVYAMPHLLLPGMAFGWEEMPKPRGTGTYFPNTNQPPQGYRPSALKGRSQVPPRTHLNNEWNPIFMEPSMLDRSLHEPAPSSDSRQPSSPHCNGLAVEREPEGTVGFGVGHAFGTSMQEISRRQRPSSPSPSPSPSSPRSFPATQGPQPGFSRERDRIAMRSSYSLKDEDDFPPLSV
- the LOC140977158 gene encoding uncharacterized protein isoform X1 → MVDLPVGAAAKVTSPSSSIFDSHQFDFGPERWAQTEQAAHELIQKVQLTAASEERRGKITGYVQRFIRNRLGAEVFPYGSVPLKTYLPDGDIDLTAFGGANSEDKLADEIKFALEEEAKNKEAEFVVKDVQLIHAEVKIVKCIVQDIVVDISLNQIGGLSALCFLEQVDRFIGKDHLFKRSIILTKAWCYYESRILGADHGLISTYALEIMVLYIFHLFYSTLNGPLSVLRKFLDYFSKFDWETYCISLKGPVRLSSLPDVVPEILEDCCGGLMLTNDFLSSCTKAFSIPSTNSRGFQQKHLNIIDPLKETNNLGRSVNKANFYRIRSAFNYGTQRLDRILLQPEHVIPKELHKFFSDSIARHRCGQRHDVQEFVPPPTCNGTITDLPVSKAELRKNDILSLETHVNHSHLAMDLATSGMQGLGISSDFPDTMVPIIESARATVKPVFAPHLFFSNSKMHNGSTRNRKSDSDHCNDHKAGVSSVKANDILMDGAKPLTFQGSANRIGTPELLNFSVDLTGDYESYLYGLEYGRRCYEYTLAVPSSPVPPSRSPPFFQIKNPQDDVQSPSQLPTNGFSFRHPNSFHPGSPVYAMPHLLLPGMAFGWEEMPKPRGTGTYFPNTNQPPQGYRPSALKGRSQVPPRTHLNNEWNPIFMEPSMLDRSLHEPAPSSDSRQPSSPHCNGLAVEREPEGTVGFGVGHAFGTSMQEISRRQRPSSPSPSPSPSSPRSFPATQGPQPGFSRERDRIAMRSSYSLKDEDDFPPLSV